GGATTGATCCCAAAGTAGCCCGCGACAAGCACCGCTGCAGCTGCACCCGCTCGTGCCCACATCAACTCTTCCTTGTCCGATATGTTGGGTTTGAGCTGCTTCTTGATCAAATCATGAGATACACTCGTCGAAATCACCAACAACAATCCTGCTGCCGTAGAAAGCGCTGCTGCCAACCCTCCAGCCGCGACCAAGGCTATCACCCAGTTGGGCAACTGTGCGATTTCGGGATTGGCCAAAACCATGATATCTCTGTCGATAGTCAATTCATTGACCGCAGGGTCTGCGACATATTGAATCAACCCGTCTTTGTTTTTGTCTTCGTAGGTAATCAAACCCGTCGACTCCCAGTTGCTAAACCACGCGGGCACGTCCGCATAGCTCTTCTCCGAAACCGTCGTGATCAGGTTGGTCCGTGCAAAAGCAGAAATAGCCGGAGCTGTCGTGTACAGTATCGCTATGAAAAGCAACGCCCAGCCTGCTGAGATACGTGCATCTTTGACACGTGGCACAGTGAAGAATCGCACGATCACGTGAGGCAATCCTGCCGTCCCCATCATCAGAGCCAGGGTGATGGCAAAAACATCCCACCGACTCTTTGCTCCTGAAGTGTACTCGTTGAAGCCCAACTCTACGTGTAGTTGGTCCAGCTTGTCGAGCAAGAATGTGCCCGATCCATCGTCAATCGTGCCTCCAAAACCTACTTGCGGGATGATATTGCCTGTCAACTGAATAGAAATAAAAATCGCCGGTACCATGAAAGCAAAGATCAACACACAATACTGTGCTACTTGCGTGTAGGTGATCCCTTTCATTCCGCCAAGGACGGCATAAAAAAACACCAAGCCCATCCCAATGAACACCCCTGTATTGATGGGTACTTCGAGAAACCTCGCAAACACCACTCCGACTCCACGCATCTGCCCAGCCACATAAGTAAACGACACGATGATCGCACAGATCACAGCTACCGTTCTGGCGACATTGGAGTAGTATCGATCACCGATAAAATCCGGCACGGTAAACTTCCCAAACTTGCGCAGATAGGGTGCCAACAGCAGTGCCAGCAGCACATAACCGCCCGTCCAGCCCATCAGATAGACCGCCCCATCATAGCCCATGAAGGAGATCAAGCCCGCCATCGAAATGAAAGACGCCGCAGACATCCAGTCCGCCGCAGTAGCCAGACCATTGGTCAAAGGGTGTACACCTCCCCCCGCTACATAAAATTCTTTGGTCGATCCCGCTCGTGACCAGATCGCAATACCAATGTAGAGTGCAAAAGTTGCCCCTACGATAATAAATGTCCAAGATTGAATATCCATAACTGCTAGTTTTCGTCGAGGTTAGAGGTTTTGTCTAGGCGATTCATCAACCACACGTAGGTGAAGATCAAGAGAACAAACACGTAGATTGATCCCTGCTGCGCAAACCAAAATCCAAGCTTGAAGCCTCCCAAGCGAAACGCATTGAGTTCCTCTACCCAGAGGATGCCAAAACCAAATGAAACCAAAAACCATATACTGAGCAATATGGTTAGATACCGGAGATTGGTCTTCCAGTACCGTTTATGTCCTTCGTTTTCTTTCATAATCATGTATCCATTGTATTGAACCCCTCATGCCGAGTTCACCCCACAATATAGAAAAGGAAACAGATTTTGACCGAACAGAGCCCTAGCAAACCCAGCGTTTGGATGCATAAATGATCGATTTACCCCCCATAAAAAAACAGAAGTCCTCATCGAAAGCTTTCGATGAGGACTTCATAGTGAGTTGAAACCAACCTACGCTGTTTATTTTTTGGAGTCTACTTTGTTCTCCTTGATCTCTTGACCTGTCTCGTCCAGATCTATCACTTCATAGCCGAGTGCTTCGAGTTTCGAACGATTGCTGGCGGCATCACCTACGACAACAATATAGAATTTATCATCTGCCAGATATTTCTTGGCCAGCTTGTTGAGTTCCTTCTTAGACACATTGGCGATGATCTTGTTTTGCTGATCTACAAAATCCTCTGACAAACCGTAGTGATTCATTCTCGCCAAGAATCTCGCCTTTTGTGATGGCGTCTCGTAGTTTCGTGCATCACGCTGACCGATGGCATTGCGCATAAAGCTCAATTCTTCGTCACTGATTCCACCTTGTCGATACGTCGTGATTTCCTTCATAAACTCAAAAACTGCACTGTCCGTAGCATCTGCTTTGACCCCTGCCAGCGCAGTAAAACTCCCTGGCTCCTCAGTGCTGTAGAAATACGAACGAGCCCCGTATGTCCAACCTTTGTCCTCTCGGAGATTGAGGTTGATTCGGCTATTGAATGCCCCTCCCAAGGGAAAATTCATCAAGTAAGACTTGTAGTAATCACCCGTCGCATCGTAGGTCATGCCCGTCATGTACCCGATACGGATCTCTGATTGAGGAGCTCCAGCCTTATCGACGAGGTATATCTTGGTGTTTGACCCTGTCTGTGCCTCTGGCAATTCAGGTATCTTCACTTCTTTGGCTTCCCATGATGTCAAAAAGCCCAATTGACCTTTGATCTCCTGCTCCGATACATCTCCCACGATGACCAGCTCTGACACAGTCGGTGAGTAGTACTGGCTGTAGAAACTACGTACATCCTCTACAGTGATGGTCTCTACAGTCTCTATGATCCCTTCGGTCGGTACCGAGAGAATGTGCTCATCACCATACAGCAATCGGTCATACACCAAATCAGCAATACTGCCTGGATCCTTGTGCGAAGACTTGATTCCTTCGATCTGCTGATTTTTCAATCGGTCAAAATCCTCTTGTGTGAATGCTGGATTCTTCAAAATCTCGTCGGCCAGTTCCAATGTTCTATCCAGGTTTTTCTTGAGTGTACTGATACGCATGGTGGTCGCACCGGCATTGCTCGAGACATGGATCTCACTACCTATTTTTCTTAGCTCCTCTTGGATTTGCTCCGAACTATAATTCTCCGTAGACTCGTTCATCAACGCAGCAGTCAAGCTCGCCAACCCTGACTTGGTCGGGGCGTATGCATCCATCTTGTGTCCCCCGTTGATTGTCAACTGCAGAGTGACTGTGGGTACCTCTTTGGATTCTGTACCGATCACTTTGATACCATTGGCCAACTCGTCCGTCCAAAAGTCCGGCACCTTGATCGATGGGTTTGGTCCCAAAGGAGGTCTCTTGCTACGGTCAAAATTATCCTTCCCTGGCTTCTTGTATGTTACTTTGTCATAATCTGTGGTAGGAAACGGGTTGGGTCCTTCGGTCTGTGGCACAAAATTGTCTGGATGCGCCAGGGCAGTCTCTTCGTTTGGCACCACACTCTGGATCACTCCCGGTTTGCCATTGACATACTGGTTGAATACACGCATGACATCCTCTTTGGTGAAGTTGAGGTAGCGGTCCAAGTCATACTTGATGCTGTTAGGATCACCCAAAAATGTCTCGTAGCTTGCCAGTTGGCTCGCTTTCCCACTGACACTTTCCAGTCCCGTGATGATGTTTTTTTCCATCGCCGCTTTGAACTTTTCGACATCCTCATCAGTCACCCCATTCTCAGCAAACTCCTTCATGGCTTTACG
The DNA window shown above is from Reichenbachiella sp. 5M10 and carries:
- a CDS encoding pitrilysin family protein is translated as MKKILFVLSLLVSSTAFAQTKLIETVNKTGDEVIIPYAKYELANGLTLIVHEDHSDPLVHVDVTYHVGSAREELNKSGFAHFFEHMMFQGSDHVADEEHIGIVTEAGGTMNGTTNTDRTNYFETVPSNQLETMLWLESDRMGFFLDAVTQKKFEVQRATVKNEKGQNYDNRPYGRWSEVNAAALYPYGHPYSWLTIGRLEDLDRVDVNDLKKFFMRWYGPNNATLTVGGDVNTAEVVKLVEKYFGVIPRGPEVDKMKLDAPVVDQDRYVSYVDSNIRFPALFFTVPTVPRFHPDEAPLDCLSDILGSGRSSYFYKKFVLTQKAIQANVSHPCSELGGQFTMMVFAFPGQSLTDTEAEMRKAMKEFAENGVTDEDVEKFKAAMEKNIITGLESVSGKASQLASYETFLGDPNSIKYDLDRYLNFTKEDVMRVFNQYVNGKPGVIQSVVPNEETALAHPDNFVPQTEGPNPFPTTDYDKVTYKKPGKDNFDRSKRPPLGPNPSIKVPDFWTDELANGIKVIGTESKEVPTVTLQLTINGGHKMDAYAPTKSGLASLTAALMNESTENYSSEQIQEELRKIGSEIHVSSNAGATTMRISTLKKNLDRTLELADEILKNPAFTQEDFDRLKNQQIEGIKSSHKDPGSIADLVYDRLLYGDEHILSVPTEGIIETVETITVEDVRSFYSQYYSPTVSELVIVGDVSEQEIKGQLGFLTSWEAKEVKIPELPEAQTGSNTKIYLVDKAGAPQSEIRIGYMTGMTYDATGDYYKSYLMNFPLGGAFNSRINLNLREDKGWTYGARSYFYSTEEPGSFTALAGVKADATDSAVFEFMKEITTYRQGGISDEELSFMRNAIGQRDARNYETPSQKARFLARMNHYGLSEDFVDQQNKIIANVSKKELNKLAKKYLADDKFYIVVVGDAASNRSKLEALGYEVIDLDETGQEIKENKVDSKK
- a CDS encoding DUF4212 domain-containing protein yields the protein MKENEGHKRYWKTNLRYLTILLSIWFLVSFGFGILWVEELNAFRLGGFKLGFWFAQQGSIYVFVLLIFTYVWLMNRLDKTSNLDEN
- a CDS encoding sodium:solute symporter family protein, yielding MDIQSWTFIIVGATFALYIGIAIWSRAGSTKEFYVAGGGVHPLTNGLATAADWMSAASFISMAGLISFMGYDGAVYLMGWTGGYVLLALLLAPYLRKFGKFTVPDFIGDRYYSNVARTVAVICAIIVSFTYVAGQMRGVGVVFARFLEVPINTGVFIGMGLVFFYAVLGGMKGITYTQVAQYCVLIFAFMVPAIFISIQLTGNIIPQVGFGGTIDDGSGTFLLDKLDQLHVELGFNEYTSGAKSRWDVFAITLALMMGTAGLPHVIVRFFTVPRVKDARISAGWALLFIAILYTTAPAISAFARTNLITTVSEKSYADVPAWFSNWESTGLITYEDKNKDGLIQYVADPAVNELTIDRDIMVLANPEIAQLPNWVIALVAAGGLAAALSTAAGLLLVISTSVSHDLIKKQLKPNISDKEELMWARAGAAAAVLVAGYFGINPPGFVAATVALAFGLAAASFFPAIVMGIFDKRMNKEGAVAGMVVGTLLMLFYMVKYKLQGFGGGTPEDWWFGISPEGFGSVAMAVNLVVSFAISRFYPAPPEEVQEMVESIRYPRGAGDAQEH